In one Gossypium hirsutum isolate 1008001.06 chromosome D09, Gossypium_hirsutum_v2.1, whole genome shotgun sequence genomic region, the following are encoded:
- the LOC107891301 gene encoding uncharacterized protein, protein MEAGSNNQYVPVVEVPPTVREPSRYSHRSIETLIVVLAAITIIGVIAGIIARLCGGRHFGGNGENDIEGWIENKCRSCIDGGVPAVVPPPKEEPKPAREEEKK, encoded by the coding sequence ATGGAAGCAGGTTCAAACAATCAATATGTACCGGTAGTTGAGGTGCCACCCACAGTGAGGGAACCAAGTCGCTATTCGCATCGATCCATCGAAACACTGATCGTAGTGCTGGCAGCCATAACTATCATAGGTGTTATTGCAGGGATCATTGCTCGGCTATGTGGTGGAAGGCATTTCGGTGGAAATGGGGAGAACGACATTGAAGGATGGATAGAAAACAAGTGCAGAAGTTGCATTGATGGTGGAGTCCCCGCTGTAGTTCCACCTCCCAAAGAAGAACCAAAGCCAGCAAGAGAAGAGGAAAAGAAATGA
- the LOC107891304 gene encoding LOW QUALITY PROTEIN: zinc finger AN1 and C2H2 domain-containing stress-associated protein 11 (The sequence of the model RefSeq protein was modified relative to this genomic sequence to represent the inferred CDS: inserted 1 base in 1 codon): MGTPQFPDLGKHCSVEDCKQIDFLPFTCDRCHLVYCLEHRSYIKHHCPKADKKDVTVVICPLCAKGVRLIPDEDPNITWEMHVNTECDPSNYDKVTKKXKCPVPGCREVLTFSNTIKCRDCTLDHCLKHRFGPDHKCPGPKKSDPGFPFMGLLSRSRKESKTNQSPATSSSKWATSFLNAASTVRASAEAGMTKLGSEISQKLQIARDGVGLSSSGGGSNGNAGQVEECPQCGAKFSSVTTLVDHVEKVHERNNQSRVFKMSIDVCPKCSKGFRDPVALVEHVERDHGGTSKA; the protein is encoded by the exons ATGGGAACTCCCCAATTCCCTGATCTTGGAAAGCATTGCTCCGTCGAAGATTGTAAACAGATCGACTTCTTGCCTTTCACTTGCGATCGTTGCCACCTG GTATATTGCCTGGAACATAGAAGCTACATTAAACATCACTGTCCAAAAGCTGATAAAAAAGACGTTACCGTTGTCATTTGTCCGTTATGTGCTAAAGGAGTTCGCCTGATTCCAGATGAAGATCCAAACATCACCTGGGAAATGCATGTTAATACTGAATGTGATCCTTCAAATTATGACAAAGtcacaaaga aaaaatgtccAGTTCCAGGCTGCAGGGAAGTTTTAACATTCTCAAACACAATCAAATGTAGGGACTGTACTCTAGACCACTGCTTAAAGCACCGTTTTGGGCCAGATCACAAATGTCCCGGACCTAAGAAATCCGACCCAGGTTTTCCATTTATGGGTCTTTTAAGCAGGAGTAGAAAAGAATCGAAAACCAACCAATCTCCTGCAACATCTTCATCCAAGTGGGCTACAAGTTTTCTTAATGCAGCTTCTACTGTTCGAGCCTCAGCTGAAGCAGGTATGACCAAATTGGGCAGTGAAATAAGTCAAAAGTTGCAAATTGCAAGGGACGGAGTTGGGCTGAGCAGCAGCGGTGGCGGCAGCAATGGGAATGCAGGGCAAGTAGAGGAGTGCCCACAATGTGGAGCGAAGTTTTCCTCAGTTACAACATTGGTGGACCATGTGGAGAAGGTACATGAAAGGAACAACCAATCTCGAGTTTTTAAGATGTCGATCGATGTCTGCCCCAAGTGTAGTAAAGGGTTTCGTGATCCAGTTGCGCTTGTAGAGCATGTTGAAAGGGATCACGGTGGCACTTCGAAAGCTTAA
- the LOC121220897 gene encoding uncharacterized protein At3g50808: MEGDLLSKLPWLKPLLRTKFYSSCECNSAKPCSFFCRDCMGSAFCEDCLYHPHKHVGHQSLRVYKSSSRVGLRVKSIRKLMDVSDIQPYTCNSSKLVYINRKGRNDHVNRMNGRKVDKCEVCGHELQCYSSKFCSIECKVQSEIEVEETEKEEVGISISTTRLLRVDPNSFRKRMRKGTPLRSPFF; encoded by the exons ATGGAAGGAGACTTGTTGAGTAAATTGCCATGGCTGAAACCTTTGTTGCGAACTAAATTTTACAGTTCATGTGAATGTAATAGTGCAAAACCGTGTAGTTTCTTTTGTAGGGATTGCATGGGATCTGCTTTCTGTGAAGATTGCTTATACCACCCTCATAAACATGTTGGCCATCAAAGTCTCCGA gtttaCAAATCTTCAAGCAGAGTGGGACTTAGGGTTAAGAGCATAAGGAAATTAATGGACGTTTCAGATATCCAACCTTATACTTGCAATTCTTCAAAGCTGGTTTATATTAATAGAAAAGGAAGGAACGATCACGTAAATCGCATGAATGGTCGAAAAGTTGATAAATGTGAAGTTTGTGGCCACGAACTTCAATGCTACAGTTCCAAGTTTTGTTCTATTGAATGCAAA GTCCAGAGTGAGATAGAAGTGGAAGAAACAGAGAAGGAAGAGGTTGGTATTTCAATTTCAACAACTCGGCTTCTTCGAGTGGACCCTAATTCTTTTAGGAAAAGAATGAGAAAAGGGACGCCTCTAAGGTCTCCCTTCTTTTAG
- the LOC107891306 gene encoding uncharacterized protein — translation MAAKYIIGSVAASFAVAYVADKLVADEKIFGGTTPNTVSNKEWWEETDKKFQAWPRTAGPPVVMNPISRQNFIVKSGSE, via the exons ATGGCAGCAAAATATATTATTGGTTCTGTTGCGGCATCATTTGCTGTTGCTTATGTAGCTGATAAACTTGTTGCTGATGAGAAGATTTTTGGAG GGACTACACCCAACACTGTTTCCAACAAGGAATGGTGGGAAGAAACTGACAAGAAATTTCAGGCATGGCCACGCACTGCCGGTCCACCTGTGGTGATGAATCCCATCAGCCGCCAGAATTTCATTGTTAAGTCGGGTTCTGAATGA